One segment of Zhihengliuella halotolerans DNA contains the following:
- a CDS encoding carbohydrate ABC transporter permease, translated as MVYAVLFLGPAIASVVISFTRWDGIGTAEPVGIDNYLTLMGDTVFHTAFKNTMVVLLGGGIAVFVLAFGLTMVLREMRGRKFVRSVVFFPTIISPVVLAILWGFIFQANGLMDTGLDQIGIANSPNWLGDHLFLIIVIGLVWTHLGLYVTILMAAVDQIPRYLYEECALAGATAWQRFRYVTLPLTWDVVSAAAVLWTIGSLKIFEFIYAFGGTTADMPPTSVWNSALFIYGNTFGGRTPSFSFGYASAAAVVTVIAVMAFVVLLRRATRRDPIEF; from the coding sequence TTGGTCTACGCCGTGCTGTTCCTCGGGCCCGCAATCGCCTCGGTCGTCATTTCGTTCACACGCTGGGATGGCATCGGCACCGCCGAGCCGGTCGGAATCGACAATTATCTGACCCTCATGGGTGACACCGTCTTCCATACCGCGTTCAAGAACACGATGGTCGTTCTGCTGGGCGGAGGCATCGCGGTCTTCGTTCTGGCCTTTGGCTTGACGATGGTGCTGCGGGAAATGCGGGGACGGAAATTCGTCCGCAGCGTCGTGTTCTTCCCGACCATCATCTCCCCGGTGGTCCTGGCCATCCTGTGGGGGTTCATCTTCCAGGCCAACGGACTGATGGACACCGGACTGGACCAGATCGGCATCGCGAACAGCCCGAACTGGTTGGGGGACCACCTTTTCCTGATCATCGTGATCGGACTGGTCTGGACGCACCTCGGTCTCTACGTCACGATCCTGATGGCTGCGGTCGACCAGATCCCGCGCTACCTCTATGAGGAGTGTGCGCTGGCCGGGGCCACCGCGTGGCAGCGATTCCGCTACGTCACACTGCCACTGACCTGGGATGTCGTCTCGGCTGCTGCGGTCCTCTGGACCATCGGCTCGTTGAAGATCTTCGAGTTTATCTACGCCTTCGGCGGGACGACCGCGGACATGCCGCCGACATCAGTCTGGAATAGCGCTTTGTTCATCTACGGGAACACCTTCGGCGGACGGACTCCTTCCTTCAGCTTCGGCTATGCCTCTGCTGCCGCTGTTGTGACCGTTATCGCCGTCATGGCCTTCGTGGTTCTCCTACGCCGCGCCACCCGACGCGATCCGATCGAATTCTGA
- a CDS encoding ABC transporter substrate-binding protein: protein MANSQQKRAGAAVVLATALALTACGGETEAGGDPQDPESFSGQTLTYWSFYQEQEPQAQAIAGAIDEFEAATGATVDVEWQGRQMTQKLAPALRSNAPDVVEAPLDNLAPLLGDGQAEDLAGVFEMASINEEAPLTDAGLDKYMDLVKTGDGTTFMVPYSVLGFGLWYDAKTHPDLADNAPQNLDDLAALVADAGDGALALDADVGFYTMLWVESVLMRELGPERLREVIEDETGEAWDDDDVLAATERVGEVFPTEAFAEGTFGSKFPAVQEGWATGGADFLLNGSWIPQETQNTAGEDFEFASLEIPEGAFGEANAQIGLTGYSVPKSADNKELAKAFIRFVLEQPHQEAYATEGRAMSTRTDVTVPDELAGIEASIAAAEPVLLLDGVNVDYSGIVDEVMAAPMRDLLSGKVDAEGFAAAIGAAQANYWKAQG, encoded by the coding sequence ATGGCGAATTCGCAGCAGAAGAGGGCAGGTGCCGCCGTCGTGCTGGCGACGGCTCTGGCACTGACCGCATGTGGCGGCGAAACGGAAGCAGGGGGCGATCCTCAGGATCCCGAGTCGTTCTCCGGGCAGACGTTGACCTACTGGTCCTTCTACCAGGAGCAGGAGCCGCAGGCCCAGGCGATCGCGGGCGCAATCGACGAATTCGAAGCAGCAACTGGTGCAACCGTCGACGTCGAATGGCAGGGCCGGCAGATGACGCAGAAGCTTGCCCCAGCGCTTCGCTCCAACGCACCCGACGTGGTTGAAGCCCCCCTGGACAATCTGGCACCACTTCTCGGAGACGGCCAGGCTGAGGACTTGGCCGGCGTCTTCGAGATGGCCAGCATCAACGAAGAAGCTCCGCTGACGGATGCCGGTCTCGATAAGTACATGGACCTGGTCAAAACCGGTGACGGCACCACGTTCATGGTTCCCTACTCGGTGCTCGGATTCGGTCTCTGGTACGACGCCAAGACGCATCCCGATCTAGCTGACAACGCGCCGCAGAACCTCGACGACCTGGCTGCCCTGGTCGCTGACGCCGGAGATGGGGCGTTGGCGCTGGATGCGGATGTCGGCTTCTACACGATGCTCTGGGTCGAGAGCGTCCTCATGCGCGAGCTGGGTCCCGAACGGCTCCGTGAAGTCATCGAGGACGAGACCGGCGAGGCCTGGGACGATGACGATGTCCTGGCTGCCACGGAGCGAGTCGGCGAAGTCTTCCCCACGGAGGCGTTCGCTGAAGGAACCTTCGGCAGCAAGTTCCCCGCTGTGCAAGAGGGGTGGGCCACGGGCGGAGCGGACTTCCTGCTCAACGGATCGTGGATTCCGCAGGAGACGCAGAATACCGCCGGTGAGGACTTCGAATTCGCCTCCCTCGAGATCCCGGAAGGGGCCTTTGGCGAGGCGAATGCGCAGATCGGCCTGACCGGTTACTCCGTTCCCAAGAGCGCTGACAACAAGGAACTCGCGAAGGCGTTCATTCGATTCGTGCTGGAACAGCCCCACCAGGAGGCATACGCGACCGAGGGACGCGCCATGTCCACGCGCACCGACGTCACGGTTCCCGACGAGCTGGCCGGCATCGAAGCATCCATCGCTGCGGCGGAACCCGTGCTGCTCCTGGACGGCGTAAATGTGGACTACTCCGGCATTGTCGACGAGGTCATGGCCGCACCGATGCGCGACCTGCTCTCGGGCAAGGTCGACGCTGAGGGATTCGCAGCTGCGATCGGAGCTGCACAAGCGAACTATTGGAAAGCACAAGGCTAA